From Acomys russatus chromosome 25, mAcoRus1.1, whole genome shotgun sequence, a single genomic window includes:
- the Rpl26 gene encoding 60S ribosomal protein L26 has product MKFNPFVTSDRSKNRKRHFNAPSHIRRKIMSSPLSKELRQKYNVRSMPIRKDDEVQVVRGHYKGQQIGKVVQVYRKKYVIYIERVQREKANGTTVHVGIHPSKVVITRLKLDKDRKKILERKAKSRQVGKEKGKYKEETIEKMQE; this is encoded by the exons ATGAAGTTCAACCCCTTCGTGACTTCTGACCGGAGCAAGAACCGCAAACGCCATTTCAATGCCCCCTCTCACATTCGGAGGAAGATCATGTCTTCCCCCCTTTccaaggagctgaggcagaagtacAACGTGCGGTCCATGCCCATCCGGAAGGACGACGAGGTGCAG GTTGTCCGAGGACACTACAAAGGCCAGCAGATTGGCAAAGTGGTCCAGGTATACAGGAAAAAATACGTCATCTACATTGAACGAGTGCAGCGAGAAAAGGCTAACGGCACAACTGTCCACGTGGGCATCCACCCCAGCAAG GTGGTCATCACCAGGCTAAAGCTGGACAAAGACCGGAAGAAGATcctggaaaggaaagccaagtcccgacaagtaggaaaggagaagggcaaaTACAAGGAGGAAACGATCGAGAAGATGCAGGAGTAG